The following proteins are co-located in the Calliphora vicina chromosome 2, idCalVici1.1, whole genome shotgun sequence genome:
- the LOC135951601 gene encoding zinc carboxypeptidase-like yields MKVLLILVGCWALLGVIGANQLAARYDDFKVYRVNVKDAQQLSEFIKLGDNLPLRYLSELKGPGHSYNVVIDPANQAKLESQFNFLELDFSCVIEDLQSVLEEESQPQTFGMERIRTEMDWTQYHDLPVIYSWLKKIAFNNRRLVKSYVIGRSYERRPIRAVKISFKPGNKAIFVESNIHAIEWISSATTTCFFENLLNSSDEKMKNLLENYDWIFVPVLNPDGFEYSHNVERLWRKNRRPTGFRNASGPCYGIDLNRNFDYKWGVSGFNFDVPCDHWYGGAKPNSEPEVIALESFVNSFDNDYIRMYLAVHSFGQFVLLPYGHSITEFPPNYDQMMRIATAFADGARVKYGTEFLSGASGLLNYVVSGTANDWAYGVKNIPFTATIELRDRGQYGFFLPTSQILEVCYEFTDGLVAMVAKAQEEGLFD; encoded by the exons ATGAAGGTTCTGTTAATACTTGTAGGTTGTTGGGCCCTGTTGGGTGTAATTGGAGCAAATCAATTGGCTGCTCGTTATGATGACTTTAAGGTTTATCGAGTGAATGTTAAGGATGCCCAGCAGTtgagtgaatttatcaaattggGAGACAATTTACCG ttGCGCTATTTAAGTGAACTTAAAGGCCCTGGTCACAGTTACAATGTTGTCATTGATCCTGCCAACCAAGCTAAATTGGAATCACAATTCAATTTCCTGGAATTGGATTTCTCCTGTGTCATTGAAGATTTGCAAAG TGTCTTGGAAGAAGAATCTCAGCCCCAAACCTTCGGTATGGAACGTATACGCACTGAAATGGATTGGACTCAATATCATGATTTGCCCGTCATTTAcagttggttaaaaaaaatagccTTCAACAACCGTCGTTTGGTGAAATCGTACGTGATTGGTCGCTCTTATGAAAGACGTCCAATTCGAGCAGTAAAAATTTCCTTCAAACCCGGCAATAAGGCCATTTTCGTAGAGTCCAACATCCATGCCATTGAGTGGATATCTTCGGCCACCACCACCTGTTTCTTCGAAAACCTACTCAATTCCTCGGATGAGAAAATGAAGAATTTGCTAGAAAACTACGATTGGATATTTGTGCCTGTTTTGAATCCAGATGGTTTTGAATATTCCCATAATGTGGAAAGATTATGGCGTAAGAATCGTAGACCCACCGGATTCCGTAATGCTTCAGGTCCCTGTTATGGCATAGATTTGAATCGTAATTTTGATTATAAATGGGGAG ttAGTGGCTTTAATTTCGATGTCCCCTGCGATCATTGGTATGGTGGCGCTAAGCCCAACTCTGAACCTGAAGTTATTGCCTTGGAAAGTTTTGTTAATAGTTTCGATAATGATTATATTCGCATGTATTTGGCTGTACATTCCTTTGGCCAATTTGTTCTCTTGCCTTATGGTCATAGCATCACAGAATTCCCTCCTAATTACGATCAAATGATGAGAATTGCTACGGCTTTTGCTGATGGTGCTCGTGTGAAATATGGCACAGAGTTCTTGAGTGGTGCCAGTGGTTTATTGAATT ATGTTGTATCGGGTACTGCCAATGATTGGGCTTATGGTGTCAAGAATATACCCTTTACAGCCACCATTGAATTACGTGATCGCGGTCAATATGGTTTCTTCTTGCCAACCTCGCAAATATTGGAGGTCTGTTATGAATTTACTGATGGTCTTGTGGCCATGGTAGCCAAAGCCCAAGAAGAGGGattatttgattaa